The Streptomyces sp. DG1A-41 genomic sequence GCGGCAACCAACTCGCCATGGCCGCCGGCACGGCGACCCTCACCCACGTCCGGGAAAACCACCTCACCGAACGCGCGGCGACTCTTGGGGCGCGCATGCTGGGTCAACTCCAGGGGCTGGTCGGGGAATTTCCGTGCGTCGGCGACGTGCGGGGGCGGGGGCTGATGATCGGGGTGGAGTTCGTGGATCCGGAGGGCGAGACCGGGAGAGCCGGGCGGGCGGCTGAGGCAGCGGGGGCACCTCTCGCCGCCGCCCCCGAACTGGCGGCCGCTGTCCAGCGGGAGTGCCTGCGGCGCGGCCTCATCGTCGGACTCGGCGGCCGTCACGCCAGCGTCGTCCGGCTGCTGCCGCCCCTGACGATCACCGACGAACAGGCGGCCGCCGTGCAGGACCGCCTGGCCGACGCGGTCCGGGCGGCAGCTCGGTGCGATGGGGGCATGGCGGCGGCGCCGTACCCGTCGTGAGCCTCAACGCCGTGAGAACTCATGCCATGGGCCTTCACCCAGCGACGTCCCGGAACCACCCAACGAGGTGCCTGTCTTGAAAGCCATCCCTGAGCGCGACGACCACGCCATGACATTGGGACGAGGCTCTTCCCCTGACCTCCGGGCCTCGGAGGTGTCGGCGAACTCAGCGGTCACGGCGAACCCGGCGGTCCCGTGTCAGAGGTCTGGGGCGGCGCAGTACGCCGAGGCGCAGGGCGGCGAGGTGAGGGACGGTGATGTGAAGGCTGGTGGATTCACCACCGACCTCCTTGAGCATCCCGACCCGCATGCCGTCGCCCAGGCAGCAGCCGTGGAGGCGCTGCTCCGGTGCTGGGTGCGAGAGACCAGCCGACCCGCCCCTACCGACGGCCTCCTCCGCATCCCCCTTCCCGCCAGCGGCACGGCCCTGCTCGCCCCCGTCCGCTACTGGTCCCCGACGGGCTGGCACCGCTTCGGTCTCCCGCGTCTGGCCGACGCTCCCGACCACGCCCCACCGGCAGACGCCGTCACGGTCGCCGCACTGCTCTCCAGGGAGACGCCCGCAGACGGACAGGGTTACGCCCACGGTAACGCCCACGCCCACGGCGACAGTAACGGCGGTATCGCACTTGTCGCGGGCGTTGCCGATTCCCTCCGCCGCGTCACCTCCTTCCTCAGCGACCGCCGTGAACACCCGGTCGACAGCCCCGACCTCTTCCTGGAGTCGGAACAGTCACTCGTCCTCGGACACCCCCTGCACCCGACCCCGAAGAGCCGAGAAGGCCTCTCCGAGGCTGAAGCACGCCTGTACTCGCCCGAGTTGCACGGATTCTTCCCCCTCCACTGGATCGCTGTCGCCCCCTCCGTCCTCGCCACCGACTCCGCCTGGACCGAACGCGGCCGCCCTGTCACCGCGGCCCGACTCACCGCACGCCTGGCCGGGACCGACCTGCCGCTGCCGGACGGGTACGCCCTACTGCCCGTGCACCCCTGGCAGGCCCGCGAGATCCGGCACCGCCCGGAGACCGCTGCCCTGCTCGACAGGGGACTGCTCCGCGACCTCGGCACCCACGGCACTCCCTGGCAACCCACCTCCTCCGTACGAACGGTCTACCAAACCGGTGCTCCCGCGATGCTCAAGCTGTCGCTGGGCCTGCGCATCACCAACTCCCGTCGCGAGAACCTCCGTAAGGAACTGCACCGCGGTGTCGAGGTCCACCGCCTGCTCCGCAGCGGACTCGCGCAGCAATGGCGGGCCGTGCATCCGTGCTTCGACATCGTTCGCGACCCGGCCTGGATCGCTGTCGATGCTTCCGATGGCTCCGACTGTTCCGGTGGCGTCCCCTTGCCCGGACTGGATGTGGTGATCCGCCACAACCCGTTCAGCCCCTCGGACGATGTCTCCTGCGTCGCCGGACTCGTCTCGCCGCGCCCCTCCTCACCCGCCCGGCCGGGAACCGCTCCCGACCGCCCGGAGATCCACGGCCGGGTCCTTCGGTCCCGGCTGGCCGAGGTCGTCACGCGTCTCGCCCGCCGGACCGGCAGGCCCCGCGGAGCCGTCGCCGCCGAGTGGTTCCTGCGCTACCTCGAACACGTCGTGCGCCCCGTCCTGTGGCTGGACGGCGAGGCCGGCATCGCCCTGGAGGCTCACCAGCAGAACACCCTGCTCCTGCTGGACAGCGACGGATGGCCAAGTGGCGGCCGCTACCGCGACAACCAGGGCTACTACTTCCGCGAGTCCCGGCGCGCGGACCTCGACGCCCGGCTGCCCGGCATCGGAGAGCGGAGCGACACGTTCGTCTGCGACGAGGTCACCGACGAGCGCTTCGCTTACTACCTGGCGGTCAACAACGTCCTCGGCCTCATCGGCGCGTTCGGCTCCCAGGGGCTGGCCGACGAGCGGCTGCTGCTCGCCGCCTTCCGCCGTTTCCTCGGAAACGTCGCCTCCGGCCCGGCCCGGCTGCGCACCTCGCTGCCGGCCTGGCTGCTCGACTCACCCGTCCTGCGCTGCAAGGCCAACCTGCTGACCCGACTCCACGGCCTCGACGAACTCGTCGGCCCGGTCGACACCCAGTCCGTCTACGTCACCATCGCCAATCCCCTGCACTGCTGATCACCCTGACCGTCCCTGACGACAACCGACCTCCTTCATCCCTGAGGACACGCCTCACCCACTTTCCTGAGAGGAGCGCTTGGTGCCTCCCGCCGACTCGACCGCCCACACCGGTACCGCTGGCCCTGCCACGGCCGACGTCCATGCCGGGGAGGGCTCCAACGCCCGCTTCGATGCCGGTCCCGGCGTCGCGTCCAGCGCGGGAGCCGACGCGGATTCCGGTGCGGATCCCTGTGCGGATTCCTGTGCCCGCCACGGCGAAGACACCATGGACCTACGGCTCCCGGACGAACTCCTCGCCCTCATCGCGGACGAGGCGTCCGACATCCACGGAGCACGGCGGCCGGACCAGCGCACGGCCCAGCCTTCCGACTCCACCGCCGCCACCCGTGAGGCCCCCGTCCCCTCGGCCCTCTCCGTCCTCGTGGTCGAGGACGATCTCCTCGACCGCGTCGCCGACTGGGGCCCGACCGACACACCCGCGGGCTTCTTTCACCTCGTCCCCGTGCGCGTCGAACGTGATCTTCCGCTCATCAGCCGCTGGATGAACGACCCCGCCGCTGGGGCGTTCTGGGAGCTGTCCGGGCCACAGCACGTGACCGAGGACCACGTGCTGGCCCAGCTAGTCGGCGACGGACGCAGCGTGCCGTGCATCGGCGTGCTGGACGGAACGCCGATGAGCTACTGGGAGATCTACCGGGCGGACCTGGATCCACTGGCCCGCTACTACCCGGCCCGGCCTCACGACACGGGGCTCCACCTTCTTGTCGGCGCTGTCGCCGACCGAGGGCGTGGCCTCGGCGGTCTGCTGCTCCGAGCCGTCGCCGACCTCGTACTCGCGCAGCGGCCCTCCTGCGCACGCGTCATCGCGGAACCCGACATTCGCAACACCCCCTCCATCGCCGCCTTCTTGACCGCCGGCTTCCGGTTCTCCGCCGAGGTCGACCTGCCCGACAAGCGAGCCGCCCTCATGGTCCGAGACCGGTCCCTCCGGCATCTTCTGTAGCACTGTGTCATCACTCCATCACTCATTGAACGCGGCGCGTGGCGTCGCGGTTCCCGCTCATGCCGCAGAGATTTCTCGAGTCGCTCGCCGCCCCGCCCGCGTGGCCACGACGGACGGCCGGGACCCGCTCCATCCTCCTGGCCACGGTTCGCACCGCCCCGCCCGACCACTCTGCTCCGCCCATGGCTCCCCCTGCCCCGCCCTCCCGAACCGGTCACATCCCGCCGGAGCCCCCGCCACCCGTCCGCCCGTCCACCCACCCTGACCGAGGAGCCCAAGGTCTTGATCCCGTCCCCCGTCCCTGCCTTGATCACCCGTTTGTCAGTGCTGGGTCGTAGGGTGGTCGCGCTATGACGAAGCCCTCACTCCCCGAACTCCTGCATGCTGCCGTCACTGCCGTCGGCGGTACGGAGCGCCCCGGTCAGGTGACCATGGCCGAAGCCGTCGCAGAGGCGATCGACAACGGCTCCCACCTGCTGATCCAGGCCGGCACCGGCACCGGCAAGTCGCTGGGCTACCTGGTGCCCGCGCTCGCGCACGGGGAGCGTGTGGTCGTCGCCACCGCCACCCTGGCCCTTCAGCGCCAGCTGGTGGAGCGCGACCTGCCGAGAACGGTCGAGTC encodes the following:
- a CDS encoding GNAT family N-acetyltransferase; translated protein: MPPADSTAHTGTAGPATADVHAGEGSNARFDAGPGVASSAGADADSGADPCADSCARHGEDTMDLRLPDELLALIADEASDIHGARRPDQRTAQPSDSTAATREAPVPSALSVLVVEDDLLDRVADWGPTDTPAGFFHLVPVRVERDLPLISRWMNDPAAGAFWELSGPQHVTEDHVLAQLVGDGRSVPCIGVLDGTPMSYWEIYRADLDPLARYYPARPHDTGLHLLVGAVADRGRGLGGLLLRAVADLVLAQRPSCARVIAEPDIRNTPSIAAFLTAGFRFSAEVDLPDKRAALMVRDRSLRHLL
- a CDS encoding IucA/IucC family protein, encoding MTLGRGSSPDLRASEVSANSAVTANPAVPCQRSGAAQYAEAQGGEVRDGDVKAGGFTTDLLEHPDPHAVAQAAAVEALLRCWVRETSRPAPTDGLLRIPLPASGTALLAPVRYWSPTGWHRFGLPRLADAPDHAPPADAVTVAALLSRETPADGQGYAHGNAHAHGDSNGGIALVAGVADSLRRVTSFLSDRREHPVDSPDLFLESEQSLVLGHPLHPTPKSREGLSEAEARLYSPELHGFFPLHWIAVAPSVLATDSAWTERGRPVTAARLTARLAGTDLPLPDGYALLPVHPWQAREIRHRPETAALLDRGLLRDLGTHGTPWQPTSSVRTVYQTGAPAMLKLSLGLRITNSRRENLRKELHRGVEVHRLLRSGLAQQWRAVHPCFDIVRDPAWIAVDASDGSDCSGGVPLPGLDVVIRHNPFSPSDDVSCVAGLVSPRPSSPARPGTAPDRPEIHGRVLRSRLAEVVTRLARRTGRPRGAVAAEWFLRYLEHVVRPVLWLDGEAGIALEAHQQNTLLLLDSDGWPSGGRYRDNQGYYFRESRRADLDARLPGIGERSDTFVCDEVTDERFAYYLAVNNVLGLIGAFGSQGLADERLLLAAFRRFLGNVASGPARLRTSLPAWLLDSPVLRCKANLLTRLHGLDELVGPVDTQSVYVTIANPLHC